One stretch of Aquimarina sp. Aq107 DNA includes these proteins:
- a CDS encoding DUF1573 domain-containing protein — protein sequence MKTKITYVLASIIFSFALLSCGNPINDTASETIAMHNEAIEKKNNNTVAVMTFSETEFDFGTVAEGDILEHTFSFTNTGNAPLVIVNAKGSCGCTVSNWPKEPIAPGATEKMLVKFNTNGKPNQQNKQVTITTNSAVGKQILKIKAMVTPKIKNAVSGIPLSK from the coding sequence ATGAAAACCAAGATTACTTATGTACTAGCCTCCATTATTTTCTCTTTTGCACTATTATCTTGTGGTAATCCAATCAACGATACCGCTTCCGAAACGATAGCCATGCATAATGAGGCAATTGAGAAAAAAAATAATAATACCGTTGCCGTGATGACTTTCTCAGAAACCGAATTCGATTTTGGTACTGTAGCAGAAGGTGATATTCTGGAGCATACATTTTCATTTACCAATACAGGTAATGCGCCTTTGGTTATTGTGAATGCAAAAGGAAGTTGTGGCTGTACTGTTTCTAATTGGCCAAAAGAACCAATTGCGCCTGGAGCAACCGAAAAAATGTTGGTAAAATTCAACACTAACGGTAAACCTAATCAACAGAATAAACAGGTAACGATCACAACCAACTCGGCTGTAGGAAAACAAATCCTAAAAATAAAAGCTATGGTAACTCCTAAAATTAAAAATGCTGTTAGCGGTATCCCTTTAAGCAAATAA
- the lipB gene encoding lipoyl(octanoyl) transferase LipB codes for MNKKIELQELGLKDFKDTWEYQEVLFKGILDTKIKNRREDANLDTSNYFLFVEHPHVYTLGKSGDISNLLLDEEQLKQKGATFYKINRGGDITYHGPGQIVGYPILDLDNFFTDIHKYLRFLEEMVILTLAEYGVTGVRSDGETGVWLDVGTPFARKICALGVRASRWVTMHGFAFNVNADLGYFDNIIPCGINDKAVTSLNVELGVEKVNVEEVKEKLLKHFIKLFEAEMIYQKTEV; via the coding sequence ATGAATAAGAAGATAGAACTACAAGAATTAGGGTTAAAAGATTTTAAGGACACTTGGGAATACCAGGAGGTGCTTTTTAAAGGAATCTTGGACACAAAAATTAAGAATAGAAGGGAAGATGCTAATCTAGATACCAGTAATTATTTTCTTTTTGTAGAGCATCCACACGTATATACGTTGGGTAAAAGTGGCGATATTAGTAATTTACTATTAGATGAGGAGCAACTAAAGCAAAAAGGAGCTACTTTTTATAAAATAAATCGTGGAGGTGATATTACATATCACGGACCTGGACAGATTGTAGGATATCCTATTCTGGATTTGGATAATTTTTTTACCGATATTCATAAATATTTACGCTTTCTAGAAGAAATGGTTATTCTAACTCTAGCCGAGTATGGAGTTACTGGAGTGAGAAGTGATGGAGAAACAGGAGTTTGGTTAGATGTAGGTACTCCTTTTGCTCGTAAAATTTGTGCGCTAGGAGTTAGAGCTAGTAGATGGGTTACGATGCACGGTTTTGCATTTAATGTAAATGCAGATCTTGGATATTTCGATAATATTATTCCTTGTGGGATTAATGACAAAGCAGTTACATCTCTAAATGTAGAATTGGGGGTTGAAAAAGTGAATGTAGAAGAAGTGAAAGAAAAATTATTGAAACATTTTATAAAATTGTTTGAAGCAGAAATGATATACCAAAAAACCGAAGTATAA
- a CDS encoding tetratricopeptide repeat protein: MRIYTLLLMVLISQLVSGQDIQEVLKNDICDCLGQLFKSGKANKENNSVLEECLSKKINSYTTEFREILIKERFAQKNDKTFASQYKINPENLNAFIAGHQDYFVTECQPYYWYVSAKRAKKLINIRYTVDEKYLNSISKKIRKGKHEKEHLYQRALIYMSQGKFEKAKADFYTYQEDNPEDDKITYHLAWACELNGEYGIAKAWYEQMIKKNNHFDAILGHSIVNRRIRDNARMDSLATYLAYLRMNKSTNKIKNGEILADKKSIEYPKPKSCKNLTNNEEVKKCFSTYFKNFVDTNFDYNVMEYANLPLGVHRILSRFKVSKTGRIIDVFVQHDNPYIVNEITRILYSIPILEPGKADGEPVDVKYSFPLTLQSSE, encoded by the coding sequence ATGAGGATATATACTTTATTATTGATGGTGTTGATTTCTCAACTCGTATCAGGTCAGGATATTCAGGAAGTTTTGAAAAATGATATTTGTGATTGTTTAGGTCAGCTGTTTAAAAGTGGTAAAGCAAACAAAGAGAATAATTCAGTATTAGAAGAATGTTTAAGTAAAAAAATAAATTCATACACTACGGAATTTAGAGAAATACTTATTAAGGAAAGATTTGCTCAAAAAAATGACAAAACTTTTGCTTCACAGTATAAAATTAACCCAGAAAATCTTAATGCGTTTATTGCAGGACATCAAGATTACTTTGTAACCGAGTGCCAACCTTATTATTGGTATGTAAGTGCCAAAAGAGCTAAAAAACTGATCAATATTCGGTATACTGTAGATGAAAAATATCTTAATTCGATATCAAAAAAGATAAGGAAAGGGAAACATGAAAAAGAACATCTATATCAACGAGCATTGATATACATGTCTCAAGGGAAATTTGAAAAAGCAAAAGCAGATTTTTATACGTACCAAGAAGATAACCCTGAAGATGATAAGATAACCTATCATCTCGCTTGGGCTTGTGAGCTTAATGGGGAATATGGCATAGCAAAAGCTTGGTATGAGCAGATGATTAAGAAAAACAATCATTTTGATGCAATATTAGGACATTCTATAGTAAATAGAAGAATACGGGATAATGCTCGCATGGATTCACTTGCTACATACTTAGCGTATCTTAGAATGAATAAATCCACAAATAAAATTAAAAACGGTGAAATTTTAGCAGACAAAAAATCAATAGAATACCCAAAACCTAAAAGTTGTAAAAATCTAACAAACAACGAAGAGGTGAAGAAGTGTTTTTCTACTTATTTTAAAAATTTTGTAGATACGAATTTTGATTATAATGTGATGGAGTATGCTAATTTACCGTTAGGAGTGCATCGTATTTTAAGTAGATTTAAAGTCTCAAAAACAGGTAGGATTATTGATGTTTTTGTTCAACACGATAATCCATACATTGTAAATGAAATTACTAGGATTCTTTATTCTATACCTATTTTGGAGCCTGGTAAAGCCGATGGTGAGCCAGTAGATGTTAAATACTCATTTCCATTAACTTTACAAAGTTCTGAATAA
- a CDS encoding ribonuclease HII codes for MKKIVVILLSTIVLACNTTTEKPNTLIDYIPKDAQVILKINDLEQAKNMLRDNDLLKKNKDVALFTYFKNLPVLDQIKQSKGLLCFSPIGKNDFEYTYISKFDPVIIGKDSLNKRTIETINYANKVIHKVISGEQTFYATKQDSLLIASSSQILIENAIRQQENTIPVQEDLIKAYEVSDSKNPLAVLANGKELKEIQNALLPNSDLSQLSNFSGWISVDAKMEQNAIYLDGIAIEKDSLSTTIGIFDNTIAQENQIAKITPITAKGFISYTYDDFYALKKNLALAQDREIENIPDDLDDLFSGVSEIGMIFTENESIVTFTSLASENTLEQLAGSPSGAYRNVDIFSYDETTTFSGLLKPLIPEFEAKFYFSYENHIVFASSKNGLQTIIANILNKTVLQEQAYYSNTLEKLSDESSILMVSTVKHLKEYIAETIEEDKQKPWKEAKTNGYQIGAFQIIKENNFAHIHGVLQKNIAKGSATSVTQTASTTLENKILNSPILVQNHRTKGMDIAVQDVDNNLYLISDKGTIFWKKQINGAIMGDIQQIDIYKNGRYQLLFNTENTLYLVDRDGKDVTSYPKKFEKAITQPLSLFDYDKNKRYRIIITQGNEVTMLDAEGKVVTGFGFKATETNLVIPPTHIRIGSKDYILISEENGKLNILDRLGRTRVDVKQNIDFSKNQWQQYQNKFTSTTKDGKLIQVQSDGSVTIVDKELDQNSSLVSTNKTLVTFSENKLSIKEKTLELDFGVYTKPQIFYINNKIYVAITDIQAKKVYVYDSNAELLPNFPVYGNSVISLGNMDKDKNLEFAVQGEENSVLIYQIN; via the coding sequence ATGAAAAAAATAGTTGTAATTCTACTATCCACAATTGTTTTAGCTTGTAACACGACTACCGAAAAACCGAACACTCTTATTGACTACATACCAAAAGATGCTCAAGTAATCTTAAAAATAAATGATTTAGAACAAGCAAAGAATATGCTACGTGATAATGATTTATTAAAGAAAAATAAAGACGTAGCGTTGTTTACTTATTTTAAAAATCTTCCAGTTTTAGATCAAATAAAACAGTCTAAAGGATTACTCTGTTTTTCGCCAATAGGTAAAAATGATTTCGAATACACTTATATTTCAAAATTTGATCCCGTAATAATTGGTAAAGATTCTTTAAACAAAAGAACCATTGAAACTATAAATTATGCTAATAAAGTGATCCATAAAGTCATTTCTGGTGAACAAACTTTCTATGCCACCAAACAAGATAGTCTATTGATCGCTTCCTCTTCTCAGATATTAATTGAAAATGCAATACGTCAGCAAGAAAATACAATCCCAGTACAAGAAGATCTTATAAAAGCGTATGAAGTTTCTGATTCCAAAAATCCATTAGCAGTTTTAGCAAATGGAAAAGAACTAAAAGAAATTCAGAATGCATTACTTCCTAATAGTGACTTATCACAGTTATCAAACTTCAGTGGTTGGATTTCTGTAGATGCTAAGATGGAGCAAAATGCCATTTACCTTGATGGAATTGCTATAGAAAAAGATTCATTATCCACTACAATTGGAATTTTTGATAACACCATCGCTCAAGAGAATCAAATTGCCAAAATTACTCCGATTACCGCTAAAGGTTTTATTTCCTATACGTATGATGATTTTTATGCACTAAAAAAGAACTTAGCATTAGCTCAAGATAGAGAGATAGAAAATATCCCAGATGATCTCGATGACTTATTCTCAGGAGTTTCAGAAATCGGTATGATTTTTACAGAAAATGAAAGTATTGTTACATTTACTTCTTTGGCATCAGAAAATACTTTAGAACAACTAGCTGGATCTCCATCTGGAGCATATAGAAACGTTGATATTTTTAGTTATGATGAAACCACTACATTTTCCGGATTATTAAAACCATTGATTCCAGAATTTGAAGCTAAATTTTATTTCAGTTATGAAAATCATATTGTATTTGCTTCTTCTAAAAATGGTTTACAGACTATTATAGCAAACATCCTTAATAAAACAGTATTACAAGAACAAGCTTATTACTCGAATACACTAGAAAAGCTTTCTGATGAATCATCAATTTTAATGGTAAGCACTGTTAAACATCTCAAAGAGTATATTGCTGAAACTATAGAAGAAGATAAACAAAAACCTTGGAAAGAAGCTAAAACTAATGGGTATCAAATTGGTGCTTTTCAGATTATAAAAGAAAACAACTTTGCTCATATTCATGGAGTCTTACAAAAAAATATAGCAAAAGGATCTGCCACTTCGGTCACACAAACAGCGTCCACTACATTAGAAAATAAAATCCTTAATAGTCCCATATTGGTACAAAATCATAGAACCAAAGGGATGGATATCGCAGTACAAGATGTAGACAACAATCTCTATCTAATCTCGGATAAAGGAACTATTTTTTGGAAAAAACAGATTAATGGTGCCATTATGGGCGATATCCAACAAATAGATATTTATAAAAATGGTAGATATCAATTGTTATTTAACACCGAAAACACACTTTATCTTGTAGATAGGGATGGAAAAGATGTTACTTCATATCCTAAAAAATTCGAAAAAGCTATTACCCAGCCGTTATCCTTATTTGATTATGATAAAAATAAGCGATATCGTATTATTATTACACAAGGTAATGAAGTTACCATGCTAGATGCAGAAGGAAAAGTAGTTACTGGTTTTGGATTTAAAGCTACTGAAACCAATCTTGTGATACCTCCTACACATATCCGAATCGGCAGTAAAGACTACATTCTTATATCCGAAGAAAATGGAAAATTAAATATTTTAGATCGTTTAGGAAGAACTAGAGTAGATGTAAAACAAAACATAGATTTTTCTAAAAATCAATGGCAACAATATCAAAATAAGTTTACCTCTACTACTAAAGACGGAAAACTAATACAAGTTCAATCCGATGGTTCGGTAACCATAGTAGATAAGGAATTAGATCAAAATAGCTCCTTGGTTTCTACCAACAAAACGCTAGTTACTTTTTCTGAAAACAAATTATCTATCAAAGAGAAAACCTTAGAGTTAGATTTTGGAGTGTATACAAAACCTCAAATTTTTTATATCAATAATAAAATCTATGTAGCTATCACAGATATACAAGCCAAGAAAGTATATGTATATGACAGTAATGCAGAACTACTTCCTAATTTCCCAGTTTATGGGAACTCTGTAATCAGTCTCGGTAATATGGATAAGGATAAAAACCTAGAATTTGCTGTTCAGGGAGAAGAAAACAGTGTTCTTATTTATCAGATAAACTAA
- a CDS encoding T9SS type A sorting domain-containing protein, with translation MKTLKILSLLCIASTIQAQSIDTSVVSSSGGVNSNTSYILNFTIGEPFIETISNSQSIDQGFWSGIGSLNQLSTEEFQPENGVIKIFPNPVSDFFTVRTPNIDHYTASLYNLNGQEVLTQEINTAMINHQIDISSLAQGTYVLRISIPEINENKIFKIIKK, from the coding sequence ATGAAAACTTTAAAAATTTTATCCTTATTATGTATTGCCTCGACCATCCAGGCACAATCGATTGATACGAGTGTGGTTTCTAGTTCTGGAGGTGTAAATAGTAATACATCTTATATCCTAAACTTCACCATTGGCGAACCCTTTATAGAAACGATTTCTAATTCGCAGTCTATAGATCAAGGGTTTTGGTCGGGTATTGGTTCCTTAAATCAACTCTCTACAGAAGAGTTCCAACCAGAAAACGGAGTAATTAAAATATTTCCGAATCCAGTTTCAGACTTCTTTACGGTTAGGACTCCGAATATCGATCATTACACAGCTTCTTTATATAACCTTAATGGTCAAGAAGTACTTACTCAAGAAATCAATACGGCAATGATAAATCATCAGATCGACATAAGCTCATTAGCCCAGGGAACGTACGTATTAAGAATTTCGATTCCTGAAATCAATGAAAACAAAATATTCAAAATCATCAAAAAATAA
- a CDS encoding PD40 domain-containing protein, protein MTLQKNLLGLVFFFLLNSTFSQQKQLAIANETQYEYASLETANLKNNNATPMVAVSSIRSENSLETKGHNFMSEDLSTESGTSANFIIESLPINSKNSDYAPSFYKGELVFASSRNAKSMSVILQEKTNEPFLDLYRTSKNIPDKGIEKLKGAINTKFHESSAVFSPDGKTVYFTRNNYSKRKFKRNTKGCVLLKIYKATYENGKWKHVKELPFNSDEYSTAHPALSPDGKYLYFASDMPGSYGKSDIYVVAVNEDGSYGTPENLGGLINSAGRETFPHVSDTGKLFFASDGHVGFGGLDIFMVLPNQQRSGWQVYNMGAPINSAADDFTFIIDEENKMGYFASNRGGGSGGDDIYGFRQMISLEKYRDYMPKVKHKIKRHMDIKPISEEITSF, encoded by the coding sequence ATGACATTGCAAAAAAACCTTTTGGGGCTGGTTTTTTTCTTTCTTTTGAATTCAACATTTTCTCAACAAAAGCAATTAGCAATAGCTAATGAAACTCAATACGAGTATGCTTCTTTAGAAACAGCCAACTTAAAAAATAATAATGCTACTCCTATGGTAGCTGTATCATCAATCCGTTCAGAAAACTCATTAGAGACTAAGGGACATAATTTTATGTCAGAGGATTTGTCTACAGAATCGGGTACTTCGGCAAATTTTATCATAGAATCATTGCCGATTAATTCTAAAAACTCGGATTATGCACCTAGTTTTTATAAAGGTGAATTGGTATTTGCTTCTTCTCGTAATGCCAAGTCTATGTCCGTAATACTTCAGGAAAAAACAAATGAACCTTTTCTGGATTTGTACAGAACCAGTAAAAACATTCCAGACAAAGGAATAGAGAAACTAAAAGGAGCTATTAATACCAAGTTTCATGAATCTTCGGCTGTTTTTAGCCCAGATGGAAAAACGGTGTATTTTACTAGAAACAATTACTCTAAAAGAAAATTTAAAAGAAATACCAAAGGCTGCGTATTATTAAAAATATACAAAGCAACGTACGAAAACGGTAAATGGAAACATGTAAAAGAACTTCCATTTAACAGCGATGAATACTCTACTGCGCATCCAGCATTATCTCCAGATGGTAAATACCTTTACTTTGCCAGTGATATGCCAGGAAGTTATGGTAAATCAGATATTTATGTAGTAGCAGTTAATGAAGATGGAAGTTACGGCACTCCAGAAAACTTAGGAGGTCTTATTAATTCTGCCGGGAGAGAAACGTTTCCACACGTGAGTGACACAGGTAAATTGTTTTTTGCTAGTGATGGACACGTAGGTTTTGGTGGTCTTGATATTTTTATGGTATTACCGAATCAACAACGTTCTGGTTGGCAAGTGTATAATATGGGAGCACCAATTAATAGTGCAGCAGATGATTTTACCTTTATTATTGATGAAGAAAACAAAATGGGATATTTTGCTAGTAATCGTGGAGGTGGTAGTGGAGGAGATGATATCTATGGTTTTAGACAGATGATCTCATTAGAAAAGTATAGAGATTATATGCCTAAGGTTAAACATAAGATCAAAAGACATATGGATATCAAACCTATTTCTGAGGAGATTACATCTTTCTAA
- a CDS encoding YqaE/Pmp3 family membrane protein yields MSIWRVLLSIFFPPLAVLDKGCGSIIIVLLLTLCGWVPGVIAALVIINNPNK; encoded by the coding sequence ATGAGTATTTGGAGAGTTTTATTATCGATTTTTTTCCCACCATTGGCTGTCTTAGATAAAGGATGCGGATCAATTATAATCGTACTTTTATTAACTTTGTGTGGATGGGTTCCTGGTGTGATAGCAGCATTGGTGATCATAAATAATCCTAATAAATAA
- a CDS encoding response regulator transcription factor — MKWIKIILWISFLIFSPTIWSQYQFSGYVDNSNKESNVYLSLIEDYRKMSGIYPEQIIQKVIPDSMGYFVFTENNLPTQNRIYRIHTENCSEEDKESIHFNGICLNSKEILFIAKNEDTISLPFTIEEEVFCEVVSTNERSNTFLKVDSIIEDMRYAFSSYRSEANRKVNSRKWFNTLQEFGKSQQEPLTELYIYSFLSDKSNNLYTYYLQDLKQNTYYDQLLERLEKKYPDSPYVKQYKTELAADKFSVEITPEKTTSYWIWIILSLLIGSIALNLYLFQRLKKNKNANKLTESKLTQQEKKILDLILQDKTNKEIASLLFLSVSTIKTHINNLYKKIEVESREEAKTLYKNR; from the coding sequence ATGAAATGGATCAAAATTATCCTTTGGATCTCCTTTTTAATCTTCTCTCCTACAATTTGGAGTCAATATCAATTTTCAGGGTATGTTGATAACAGTAATAAAGAAAGTAATGTCTATTTATCACTTATAGAAGATTACAGAAAAATGTCTGGTATCTATCCAGAACAAATTATCCAAAAAGTAATTCCGGACTCTATGGGTTATTTTGTATTTACAGAAAATAATCTCCCTACTCAAAACAGGATATATCGAATCCATACGGAAAATTGCTCTGAAGAAGACAAAGAGTCCATTCATTTTAATGGGATTTGTCTAAACAGTAAAGAAATTCTTTTTATTGCTAAAAATGAAGATACGATCTCACTCCCATTTACTATAGAAGAAGAAGTATTTTGTGAAGTTGTTTCTACTAATGAACGGAGTAATACATTTCTTAAAGTAGATTCTATTATAGAAGATATGCGGTATGCCTTTAGCTCATACCGAAGTGAAGCTAATAGAAAAGTAAATTCTAGAAAATGGTTTAATACCCTACAAGAATTCGGAAAAAGCCAGCAAGAACCATTAACAGAGTTATACATCTATTCATTCTTATCCGATAAATCTAATAATTTATATACCTATTATCTGCAGGATCTAAAGCAGAATACTTATTATGATCAATTATTAGAACGATTAGAAAAAAAGTATCCTGATAGTCCCTATGTAAAACAATATAAAACAGAGTTAGCTGCCGATAAATTTTCTGTAGAGATCACCCCAGAAAAAACTACCTCGTATTGGATCTGGATTATATTATCTTTATTAATTGGGTCCATAGCATTAAACCTTTATCTATTTCAGAGATTGAAAAAAAACAAGAACGCTAATAAGCTAACAGAAAGTAAACTTACACAACAAGAAAAAAAGATTTTAGATCTAATTCTACAAGATAAAACGAATAAAGAGATCGCTTCTTTACTATTTTTAAGCGTAAGCACTATTAAAACACATATCAACAACCTTTATAAAAAAATAGAGGTCGAAAGCCGAGAAGAAGCAAAAACACTGTATAAAAACAGGTAA
- a CDS encoding thioredoxin family protein, with translation MKIIIQLLILLSITTHTYSQSFNQEITNAKGTSNLTGKINFEKLNRAPYGTWFSKNYESYTPDEQIVNSIKTDLSNYTIKIFMGTWCGDSKREVPKFYKVLQAANFPLNRLTTIAVDADREHYKQSAGGEHEGLNIHRVPTFIFYKDGKEVQRIVESPKTTIEEDIRDILSGNYTPNYYSVTKMNTIITTKGSDFLSKNSESIVKELRDITENMYELNTYANVLFFAGKQIDAIEILKFNTVLFPKEADAYVSLANKLAIINNLSDAIRNYERSLDFNKDQRIVDKVKELKKSL, from the coding sequence ATGAAAATAATCATACAATTATTGATTTTATTATCAATTACTACACATACCTATTCACAATCATTTAATCAAGAAATAACGAACGCTAAAGGAACCTCTAATCTCACAGGGAAAATTAATTTCGAAAAATTAAACAGAGCTCCATATGGCACTTGGTTCTCTAAAAATTATGAGTCCTATACTCCTGATGAACAAATAGTAAACTCTATAAAAACAGACTTATCGAACTATACTATCAAAATATTTATGGGAACCTGGTGTGGAGATAGCAAGAGAGAAGTGCCTAAATTTTATAAAGTTCTACAAGCAGCTAACTTTCCGCTAAACAGATTAACTACAATCGCGGTAGATGCAGATCGCGAACATTACAAACAAAGTGCTGGAGGCGAACACGAAGGGTTAAACATTCATAGAGTGCCTACGTTTATTTTTTATAAAGACGGCAAAGAAGTGCAGCGGATCGTAGAATCTCCCAAGACAACCATTGAGGAAGATATTAGGGATATCCTTTCTGGAAATTATACTCCTAACTACTACTCCGTAACTAAAATGAATACTATTATTACCACAAAAGGATCTGATTTTTTATCCAAGAACTCAGAAAGTATTGTAAAGGAACTAAGAGATATTACAGAAAATATGTATGAATTAAACACCTACGCTAATGTGCTGTTTTTTGCTGGCAAACAAATAGACGCAATAGAAATACTAAAATTTAATACTGTGTTATTCCCAAAAGAAGCTGATGCATATGTAAGTTTGGCCAATAAACTAGCAATTATCAATAATCTATCGGATGCTATCCGCAACTATGAACGTTCTTTAGATTTTAATAAGGACCAAAGAATTGTGGATAAAGTCAAAGAATTGAAAAAATCACTATAG
- the lysS gene encoding lysine--tRNA ligase, with translation MQLSEQELVRREKLHTLRDLGINPYPAALFPVDHTSDDVKQKYEEGKKVVIAGRLMSRRIQGKASFAEVQDSNGRIQVYFNRDEICTGDDKTKYNEVYKKLLDIGDFIGIEGELFTTQVGEKTVMVKDFTLLSKTLKPLPQPRTDSDGKVYDAFTDPELRYRQRYVDLVVNPHVKDVFVKRTKLFNAMREFFNTKGYFEVETPILQPIPGGASARPFITHHNSLDIPLYMRIANELYLKRLIVGGFEGVYEFSKNFRNEGMDRTHNPEFTAMEIYVAYKDYNWMMEFTENLVEHCAIAVNGTTDATFGEHKINFKTPYARVTMTDSIKHFTGFDITGKSEEEIREAAKGMGIEVDETMGKGKLIDEIFGEKCEGNYIQPTFITDYPKEMSPLCKEHRDNPDLTERFELMVCGKEIANAYSELNDPIDQRERFEAQLKLSEKGDDEAMFIDNDFIRALEYGMPPTSGMGIGMDRLIMYLTNNQSIQEVLFFPQMRPEVRTAQANIIESLNDNEKAIFEIIKKEQSMPLADLKTASGLSNKAWDKGMKGLSKLGLTKVTKTDDSLIVELAE, from the coding sequence ATGCAATTATCAGAACAAGAACTTGTAAGAAGAGAGAAACTACACACCCTACGCGATCTAGGGATTAATCCATATCCGGCAGCTTTATTTCCGGTGGACCACACTTCTGACGATGTCAAACAGAAATATGAAGAAGGAAAAAAGGTAGTTATTGCTGGTAGGCTAATGTCTAGACGTATCCAAGGAAAAGCCTCTTTTGCAGAAGTACAAGATTCTAATGGTCGTATACAGGTGTATTTTAATAGAGATGAAATCTGTACAGGTGATGATAAAACTAAGTATAATGAGGTCTATAAAAAATTATTAGACATAGGTGATTTTATTGGTATCGAAGGAGAACTTTTTACTACACAAGTAGGAGAAAAAACTGTAATGGTTAAAGACTTTACATTATTAAGTAAAACACTAAAACCATTACCTCAACCTAGAACCGATTCTGATGGAAAAGTGTATGACGCTTTTACAGATCCAGAATTGAGATACCGTCAGCGTTATGTAGATTTAGTAGTAAACCCTCACGTTAAAGATGTATTTGTAAAAAGAACAAAGCTTTTTAACGCGATGCGTGAGTTTTTTAATACCAAAGGATATTTTGAAGTAGAAACACCTATCCTACAACCGATACCTGGTGGTGCCTCTGCACGTCCATTTATAACACATCATAACTCACTAGATATTCCTTTATATATGCGTATTGCTAATGAGTTATATCTAAAACGATTAATCGTTGGTGGTTTTGAAGGTGTCTATGAGTTTTCTAAGAACTTTAGAAACGAAGGAATGGATCGTACCCATAATCCAGAATTTACCGCCATGGAAATTTATGTAGCTTATAAGGACTACAACTGGATGATGGAGTTTACAGAAAATCTAGTAGAACATTGTGCTATCGCAGTAAACGGAACTACAGATGCTACATTTGGAGAACATAAAATCAACTTTAAGACTCCTTATGCTCGTGTAACGATGACCGATTCTATAAAACATTTTACTGGATTTGATATCACAGGAAAATCTGAAGAAGAAATTCGTGAAGCTGCTAAAGGTATGGGAATCGAAGTAGATGAGACCATGGGTAAAGGAAAACTAATAGATGAAATTTTTGGTGAGAAGTGTGAAGGAAATTACATCCAACCAACATTTATTACTGATTACCCAAAAGAGATGAGTCCTTTATGCAAAGAACATAGAGACAATCCAGATCTTACAGAACGTTTTGAACTAATGGTTTGTGGTAAAGAGATTGCCAATGCATACTCTGAGCTTAATGATCCTATCGATCAAAGAGAACGTTTTGAAGCACAATTAAAACTAAGTGAAAAAGGTGATGACGAAGCAATGTTTATCGATAACGACTTTATCAGAGCCCTAGAATATGGTATGCCTCCTACATCCGGAATGGGAATCGGTATGGATCGATTGATTATGTATCTAACTAATAACCAATCTATACAAGAGGTGCTATTCTTCCCACAGATGCGACCAGAGGTGCGAACCGCACAGGCAAATATTATAGAATCTCTTAATGATAATGAAAAAGCTATTTTTGAAATTATCAAGAAAGAACAAAGCATGCCTTTAGCTGATCTAAAAACAGCTTCTGGTTTAAGTAATAAAGCTTGGGATAAGGGTATGAAAGGACTTTCTAAGCTAGGTCTTACTAAAGTTACTAAAACAGATGATAGCCTAATCGTAGAATTGGCAGAATAA